The following coding sequences are from one Streptococcus sp. NPS 308 window:
- the ftsH gene encoding ATP-dependent zinc metalloprotease FtsH: MKKQNNGLVRNPFLYLLIIFFLVTGFQYFYSGNTAGRSEKINYTELVKEITADNVKELTYQPNGSIIEVSGVYKNPKTSKEETGIQFFTPAATTVERFSSTILPSDSTVAELQKLASEHKAEVTVKHESSSGMWINILVSVVPFAILFFFLFSMMGNMGGNNSRNPMSFGRSKAKAANKEDIKVRFSDVAGAEEEKQELVEVVEFLKDPKRFTKLGARIPAGVLLEGPPGTGKTLLAKAVAGEAGVPFFSISGSDFVEMFVGVGASRVRSLFEDAKKAAPAIIFIDEIDAVGRQRGVGLGGGNDEREQTLNQLLIEMDGFEGNEGIIVIAATNRSDVLDPALLRPGRFDRKVLVGRPDVKGREAILKVHAKNKPLAEDVDLKLVAQQTPGFVGADLENVLNEAALVAARRNKSVIDASDIDEAEDRVIAGPSKKDKTVSQRERELVAYHEAGHTIVGLVLSNARVVHKVTIVPRGRAGGYMIALPKEDQMLLSKEDMKEQLAGLMGGRVAEEIIFNVQTTGASNDFEQATQMARAMVTEYGMSEKLGPVQYEGNHAMFGAQSPQKSISEQTAYEIDEEVRSLLNEARNKAAEIIQSNRETHKLIAEALLKYETLDSTQIKSLYETGKMPETVEEESHALSYDEVKSKMSEEK, from the coding sequence ATGAAAAAACAAAATAACGGTTTAGTTAGAAATCCATTTTTATACTTGTTAATTATCTTCTTCCTTGTAACAGGATTCCAGTATTTTTATTCTGGAAATACTGCGGGACGAAGCGAAAAAATTAACTATACAGAATTGGTAAAAGAAATTACAGCAGACAATGTAAAAGAATTAACCTATCAGCCGAATGGTAGCATTATTGAGGTGTCTGGTGTTTATAAAAATCCTAAAACTAGTAAAGAAGAAACAGGAATTCAATTTTTCACTCCTGCTGCTACAACAGTAGAAAGATTCTCAAGTACCATTCTTCCGTCTGATTCAACAGTTGCAGAATTGCAAAAACTTGCTTCTGAACATAAGGCAGAGGTAACGGTTAAACATGAGAGTTCAAGTGGTATGTGGATCAATATCCTTGTCTCTGTTGTGCCATTTGCTATTCTCTTCTTCTTCCTATTCTCTATGATGGGAAATATGGGAGGAAACAATAGTAGAAATCCAATGAGTTTTGGACGTAGCAAGGCCAAGGCTGCTAACAAAGAAGATATCAAGGTACGATTTTCAGATGTTGCAGGTGCCGAGGAAGAAAAACAAGAATTAGTAGAAGTTGTTGAATTCCTAAAAGATCCAAAACGATTTACCAAACTTGGCGCGCGTATTCCTGCGGGTGTTCTTTTAGAGGGACCTCCGGGAACAGGTAAGACTTTGCTTGCTAAGGCGGTTGCTGGAGAAGCAGGTGTTCCATTCTTTAGCATCTCAGGATCAGACTTTGTAGAAATGTTTGTCGGAGTTGGTGCAAGTCGTGTTCGTTCTCTTTTTGAGGATGCTAAAAAAGCAGCACCAGCCATTATCTTTATCGATGAAATTGATGCTGTTGGTCGCCAACGTGGTGTCGGCCTCGGTGGAGGAAATGATGAACGTGAGCAAACCTTGAACCAGCTCTTAATTGAAATGGATGGTTTTGAGGGTAATGAAGGAATTATTGTTATCGCTGCGACAAACCGTTCAGATGTTCTTGATCCAGCTCTTCTCCGCCCAGGACGTTTTGATAGAAAAGTCTTGGTTGGTCGCCCTGATGTTAAAGGTCGTGAAGCAATCTTGAAAGTTCACGCTAAAAATAAACCTCTAGCAGAAGATGTTGATTTGAAATTAGTTGCCCAACAAACTCCAGGTTTTGTGGGAGCTGACTTGGAAAATGTTCTAAATGAGGCAGCCTTGGTTGCAGCCCGTCGCAACAAGTCAGTTATTGATGCTTCAGATATTGATGAGGCAGAGGACAGAGTGATTGCTGGACCGTCTAAGAAAGATAAAACAGTATCACAAAGAGAACGTGAATTGGTTGCCTACCACGAGGCTGGACATACCATTGTTGGTTTAGTCTTGTCGAATGCCCGTGTTGTTCATAAAGTGACTATCGTACCACGTGGACGTGCAGGCGGATACATGATTGCACTTCCTAAAGAAGACCAAATGCTTCTTTCTAAAGAAGATATGAAAGAGCAATTAGCAGGTTTGATGGGAGGTCGTGTTGCTGAGGAAATTATCTTTAATGTCCAAACGACAGGAGCTTCAAATGACTTTGAACAAGCTACACAGATGGCGCGTGCAATGGTCACTGAATACGGTATGAGTGAAAAACTAGGTCCAGTTCAATATGAGGGCAATCATGCTATGTTTGGTGCACAAAGTCCTCAAAAATCAATTTCAGAACAAACAGCCTATGAAATTGATGAGGAAGTTCGTTCATTATTAAATGAGGCACGAAACAAAGCTGCTGAAATTATCCAATCAAATCGTGAAACTCATAAGTTGATTGCAGAAGCATTGTTGAAATACGAAACATTGGATAGTACACAGATTAAATCTCTTTACGAAACAGGAAAAATGCCTGAGACTGTAGAAGAGGAATCTCACGCCCTATCTTATGATGAAGTAAAATCAAAAATGAGTGAAGAAAAATAA
- the comW gene encoding sigma(X)-activator ComW: MLQNFYDRAFVFLKLVEQEYASLGQSCAEWESLHLRFLLYYLIRFRITSVKDFNLYHFQTAYRLYLDKFLQEGAVLN; encoded by the coding sequence ATGCTTCAAAATTTTTATGATCGAGCATTTGTTTTTTTGAAATTAGTTGAACAAGAATATGCTTCTTTAGGGCAGAGTTGTGCTGAGTGGGAATCACTTCATCTTCGTTTTTTACTTTATTACTTGATAAGATTTAGAATTACAAGCGTTAAAGACTTTAATTTATATCATTTTCAGACGGCATATCGCTTGTATCTTGATAAATTCCTTCAAGAAGGTGCCGTCCTAAACTAG
- a CDS encoding adenylosuccinate synthase translates to MTSVVVVGTQWGDEGKGKITDFLSANAEVIARYQGGDNAGHTIVIDGKKFKLHLIPSGIFFPEKISVIGNGMVVNPKSLVKELTYLHEEGVTTDNLRISDRAHVILPYHIELDRLQEEAKGDNKIGTTIKGIGPAYMDKAARVGIRIADLLDKDIFRERLERNLAEKNRLFEKLYDSTPISIDDIFEEYYEYGQQIKQYVTDTSVILNDALDNGKRVLFEGAQGVMLDIDQGTYPFVTSSNPVAGGVTIGSGVGPSKIDKVVGVCKAYTSRVGDGPFPTELFDEVGDRIREVGHEYGTTTGRPRRVGWFDSVVMRHSRRVSGITNLSLNSIDVLSGLDTVKICVAYDLDGQRIDYYPASLEQLKRCKPIYEELPGWSEDITGVRTLEDLPENARNYVRRVSELVGVRISTFSVGPGREQTNILESVWS, encoded by the coding sequence ATGACTTCAGTTGTTGTTGTAGGTACCCAGTGGGGTGATGAAGGTAAAGGGAAAATTACAGATTTTCTTTCAGCTAATGCAGAAGTAATTGCTCGTTATCAAGGTGGTGATAATGCTGGTCACACAATTGTGATTGATGGCAAGAAATTTAAGTTGCACTTGATTCCATCTGGAATTTTTTTCCCTGAAAAAATCTCTGTTATTGGGAATGGGATGGTCGTGAATCCAAAATCCCTTGTGAAAGAGTTAACTTATCTTCATGAAGAAGGTGTGACAACAGATAATTTGCGCATTTCGGACCGTGCGCATGTCATTTTGCCATATCATATTGAATTAGACCGTCTACAAGAAGAAGCTAAGGGCGACAATAAAATCGGGACTACTATCAAGGGTATTGGTCCAGCCTATATGGATAAAGCTGCTCGTGTTGGAATTCGTATTGCAGATCTTTTGGATAAGGATATTTTCCGTGAACGCTTGGAACGCAATCTTGCGGAAAAGAATCGTCTGTTTGAAAAATTATATGACAGTACTCCTATTTCAATTGATGATATTTTTGAAGAGTACTATGAATATGGCCAACAAATCAAGCAATATGTAACTGATACATCTGTTATCTTGAACGATGCGCTTGATAATGGGAAACGTGTGCTTTTTGAAGGTGCGCAAGGTGTTATGTTGGATATTGACCAAGGTACTTATCCATTTGTTACTTCGTCAAACCCTGTCGCTGGTGGTGTGACAATCGGTTCTGGTGTTGGTCCAAGTAAGATTGACAAGGTTGTCGGTGTGTGTAAAGCTTATACGAGTCGTGTAGGGGACGGACCTTTCCCAACTGAATTGTTTGATGAAGTGGGAGATCGCATCCGTGAAGTAGGTCATGAATACGGTACAACAACTGGCCGTCCACGTCGTGTGGGTTGGTTCGACTCAGTTGTGATGCGTCATAGCCGTCGTGTTTCTGGTATTACAAATCTTTCTTTGAACTCTATTGACGTTTTGAGTGGTTTGGATACAGTAAAAATCTGTGTGGCTTATGATCTTGATGGTCAACGTATTGATTACTACCCAGCTAGTCTCGAACAATTGAAACGTTGCAAGCCAATCTACGAGGAATTGCCTGGTTGGTCTGAAGATATCACTGGAGTACGTACTTTGGAAGATCTTCCTGAAAATGCACGTAACTATGTTCGTCGTGTTAGCGAATTGGTGGGTGTTCGTATTTCAACATTCTCAGTAGGTCCTGGTCGTGAACAGACAAATATTTTAGAAAGTGTTTGGTCATAG
- the tadA gene encoding tRNA adenosine(34) deaminase TadA encodes MNYTVEEKERFMREALKEAEIALEHDEIPIGCVIVKDREIIGRGHNAREELQRAVMHAEIMAIENANASEESWRLLDCTLFVTIEPCVMCSGAIGLARIPKVVYGAKNQKFGAAGSLYDILTDERLNHRVEVETGVLESECAAIMQDFFRNRRKK; translated from the coding sequence ATGAATTATACAGTTGAAGAAAAAGAAAGATTCATGAGAGAGGCCTTGAAGGAGGCAGAAATTGCTCTAGAACACGATGAAATTCCAATTGGCTGTGTGATTGTCAAGGATAGAGAAATCATTGGCCGTGGGCATAATGCGCGCGAGGAGTTGCAACGGGCGGTTATGCATGCAGAAATCATGGCTATAGAGAATGCGAATGCGAGTGAAGAGAGTTGGCGTCTGCTCGATTGTACGCTTTTTGTGACCATTGAGCCCTGTGTTATGTGTAGTGGGGCAATTGGGCTAGCTCGCATACCAAAGGTGGTCTATGGGGCTAAGAATCAGAAATTTGGTGCAGCTGGAAGTTTGTACGATATTTTGACAGATGAACGTCTCAATCATCGTGTAGAGGTTGAAACGGGAGTTTTGGAGAGTGAGTGTGCAGCGATTATGCAGGACTTTTTCCGAAATCGACGGAAAAAATAA
- a CDS encoding tyrosine-type recombinase/integrase, with product MWMEELPNGKYKFFERYKDPYTEKLKKVSVTLEKKTPQARNQAAILLQEKINQKLGEKQHFVSDITFEKLYEEFEENWKHGVKNSTVYASKNVKKEILKQIEGDYLVRNIDRRLLQKVIDQLLQDGRSHNYVSKIKFKLNQIMKFAVRMNYIDTNEMLFVEMPRKVITTEDLRKKNTKYLDQKEFKLFIQNLKEEALCDYRITKYIRIAKVLFLTGMRYGELAALNYKEDIDFSKKTIHIKHTYDFRQKERTTPKTIKSDRVITAPQKVLDIIKEQIIENATNGFDTDFIFINTLGEPITNARVIGALKRHGQKIGIDKNITTHMFRHSHISLLAELGIPLTAIMDRVGHSDSKTTLEIYSHVTQKMVSDISSKLDKIKF from the coding sequence ATGTGGATGGAAGAACTTCCGAATGGAAAATATAAATTTTTTGAGCGATATAAAGATCCGTATACAGAGAAATTAAAAAAGGTGTCTGTCACGCTGGAGAAGAAAACTCCCCAGGCAAGAAATCAAGCTGCTATCTTGTTGCAAGAGAAAATAAATCAAAAATTAGGAGAAAAACAACATTTTGTTTCTGATATAACTTTTGAAAAACTATATGAGGAATTTGAGGAAAATTGGAAACACGGTGTTAAAAACTCAACCGTCTACGCTTCAAAGAATGTTAAAAAAGAGATTTTAAAGCAGATAGAGGGCGACTATTTAGTTAGAAACATTGATAGACGATTATTGCAAAAAGTGATAGATCAGCTATTACAAGATGGAAGGTCTCATAACTATGTTTCTAAAATCAAGTTCAAGCTTAATCAGATAATGAAATTCGCTGTCAGAATGAATTATATTGATACAAATGAAATGCTATTTGTTGAAATGCCTAGAAAGGTAATTACAACTGAAGATCTCAGAAAGAAAAATACAAAATACTTAGATCAGAAAGAGTTTAAGTTGTTCATCCAAAATTTAAAAGAAGAGGCCCTATGTGATTATCGAATTACAAAGTATATCCGAATAGCCAAAGTTCTTTTTCTTACTGGCATGCGATATGGAGAGCTGGCTGCCTTAAATTACAAGGAGGATATAGATTTTTCTAAAAAGACCATTCACATCAAGCATACATACGATTTCAGACAAAAAGAGAGAACTACACCAAAGACAATCAAGTCTGATAGGGTTATAACAGCACCTCAAAAAGTGTTAGACATCATCAAAGAGCAGATAATAGAGAATGCGACAAATGGATTTGATACAGATTTTATTTTTATAAATACTTTAGGAGAGCCAATAACAAATGCTCGGGTTATTGGTGCATTGAAAAGACATGGCCAGAAAATTGGCATAGATAAGAACATCACTACACATATGTTCAGACACTCTCATATATCCCTACTTGCTGAATTAGGTATCCCCTTGACTGCTATCATGGACAGAGTAGGGCATAGCGACTCAAAGACCACACTAGAGATTTATTCTCACGTTACCCAAAAAATGGTATCAGACATATCTAGCAAGTTAGACAAGATAAAATTTTAA
- a CDS encoding helix-turn-helix domain-containing protein gives MIGNRIKELRKSHNLTLEELADTLNKKYPDTINFNKGKISKWENNREEPRLSSVKILADFFNVPLDYFNGIDIDQAEILTIFNQLDEDRQEKVIDYATVLLNEQINMKASTVLEKYKNDDYIIDYVEGLVAAGHGTFQEDNLHMEVKLRAEDVPESYDTIAKVAGDSMEPLIEDNDLLFIKVTSQVDINSIGIFQINGKNFVKKLKRDYDGSWYLQSLNSGYEEIHLSENDDIRTIGEVVDIYKV, from the coding sequence ATGATAGGAAACAGAATTAAAGAGCTCAGAAAGAGCCATAATCTAACCCTTGAGGAGTTAGCTGATACTCTTAACAAGAAATACCCTGACACTATCAATTTTAATAAGGGTAAAATTTCAAAATGGGAGAATAATAGAGAGGAACCTAGACTCTCATCTGTCAAAATCCTTGCTGATTTCTTTAATGTGCCATTAGATTATTTCAACGGTATTGATATTGATCAAGCTGAAATTCTAACTATCTTCAATCAACTAGACGAAGATCGTCAAGAAAAAGTAATCGACTACGCTACTGTTCTATTAAACGAGCAAATCAATATGAAGGCATCAACAGTTCTAGAGAAGTACAAGAACGATGACTACATTATAGACTATGTAGAGGGGTTGGTTGCAGCAGGGCATGGAACGTTTCAGGAAGATAATCTTCACATGGAAGTGAAGCTCAGAGCTGAAGATGTGCCAGAGAGCTATGATACAATAGCTAAAGTGGCAGGCGACAGCATGGAACCGCTCATCGAAGATAACGACTTATTGTTCATCAAGGTTACCAGTCAAGTAGATATCAACTCAATCGGTATCTTTCAAATTAATGGCAAAAACTTTGTCAAGAAACTGAAAAGGGATTATGATGGATCTTGGTATCTTCAAAGTTTAAATAGTGGATACGAGGAAATTCACTTGTCAGAGAATGACGACATCCGCACAATCGGAGAGGTTGTAGATATTTACAAGGTTTAG
- a CDS encoding helix-turn-helix domain-containing protein, translating to MAGALVLDKPYHNLKGIIVSKGLRQKDIAEKLDMDKSTLSMKLNRYRGRDFTFSEASKLAELLGVKMEDF from the coding sequence ATGGCAGGTGCATTAGTACTGGACAAGCCATACCACAATTTAAAAGGCATTATCGTCTCAAAAGGATTGAGACAGAAAGATATTGCTGAAAAATTGGATATGGATAAGTCAACGTTGAGCATGAAGCTTAACAGATACCGTGGCAGAGATTTTACATTCTCAGAGGCAAGCAAGCTGGCAGAGCTACTAGGTGTCAAGATGGAAGATTTCTAG
- a CDS encoding AAA family ATPase, translating to MVKINKLEIENVKRVKAVKLEPSATGLTIVGGNNNQGKTSVLDAIAWALGGNKYKPSQAQREGSTIPPSLKITLSNGLIVERSGKNSTLKVIDPSGNKAGQNLLDSFVEELAINLPKFMEQTSKEKAKTLLQIIGVGPQLSELEMQEKTKYDERHAIGVIADQKEKFAKEQPYYPDAPKELVSIAELIQQQQAILAKNGENARKRQNLAVIQNQHASATAEVERLEQLLADAKEKESQLAQYLAIANTDAMDLLDESTEEIEQNIAEIDEINRKVRANLDKDKAEEDAKGYREQYKELDNVIADIRKQKTDLLTNADLPLPGLSVDDGELLYLGQRWDNMSGSQQLQVATAIVRKLKPECGFVLIDKLEQMDQQTLQEFGAWLEQEGLQAIATRVSTGDECSILIEDGYSVKPEMAQAPKTWQGGF from the coding sequence ATGGTAAAAATTAACAAACTAGAAATCGAAAATGTCAAGCGTGTTAAAGCGGTCAAATTAGAGCCGTCAGCAACTGGTTTGACAATCGTCGGTGGAAACAACAATCAAGGCAAAACAAGCGTACTGGACGCGATTGCTTGGGCGTTGGGTGGTAACAAGTACAAGCCTAGCCAAGCTCAGAGAGAAGGCAGTACAATTCCGCCTAGTTTAAAAATCACATTATCAAACGGATTGATTGTAGAACGCAGCGGAAAGAATAGCACTCTCAAAGTGATTGACCCGAGCGGTAACAAGGCTGGTCAAAACTTGCTGGATAGTTTTGTGGAAGAGTTGGCTATCAACTTGCCCAAATTCATGGAGCAGACCAGCAAAGAGAAAGCGAAGACCTTACTTCAAATCATCGGAGTTGGTCCGCAATTGTCTGAACTGGAAATGCAGGAGAAAACCAAATATGATGAGCGCCACGCAATCGGTGTGATTGCTGACCAAAAGGAGAAGTTCGCTAAAGAACAGCCGTACTATCCAGATGCACCGAAAGAATTAGTCTCTATCGCTGAACTTATCCAACAACAACAAGCTATCCTTGCCAAGAATGGCGAGAATGCCCGCAAGCGCCAGAACTTGGCAGTTATCCAAAATCAACATGCTTCAGCAACTGCAGAAGTTGAACGTCTGGAGCAATTGCTGGCCGATGCCAAAGAAAAAGAAAGTCAGTTAGCTCAATACTTGGCTATCGCGAATACAGATGCCATGGACCTTCTCGATGAATCAACTGAAGAAATCGAACAGAACATTGCAGAGATTGACGAAATCAATCGTAAAGTTCGAGCTAATCTGGACAAGGATAAAGCAGAAGAAGATGCCAAGGGTTATCGCGAGCAATACAAGGAACTTGATAATGTGATTGCAGACATCCGCAAACAGAAGACAGACTTGCTCACCAATGCAGACTTGCCGTTACCTGGTTTGTCCGTGGATGATGGCGAACTGCTCTATCTTGGCCAGCGCTGGGATAACATGTCTGGTAGTCAACAACTGCAAGTGGCGACTGCAATCGTGCGCAAATTGAAGCCAGAGTGTGGGTTTGTCTTAATTGATAAGCTGGAGCAAATGGATCAGCAGACTTTGCAAGAATTTGGAGCATGGCTTGAACAAGAAGGTTTGCAAGCAATCGCGACACGGGTATCAACAGGAGACGAATGTAGCATCCTGATCGAAGACGGGTATAGCGTGAAGCCAGAGATGGCACAAGCACCTAAAACATGGCAAGGAGGATTTTAA
- a CDS encoding ATP-binding protein — protein sequence MQITRGKRARAQKVVIYGPEGIGKSSFASQFPYPVFIDTEGSTDNMDVARLDKPTSWTMLVNEIAFIKANPTECKTLIVDTVDWAEQLAVTHVCSQHRKQGIEDFGWGKGYTYVQEEMGRFLNVLSDLVDMGINVVLTAHAQIKKFEQPDEMGSYDRYELKLGQKTGSKTAPLVKEWADMVLFANYKTLVMTTDSGKKKAQGGERVMYTNHRPAWDAKNRHGLPDEMPLNYAGIAHIFASQQVQASQPQVEQLQAVASAPQQTTQQAPEQVQEELPLDMSQVAEKPQNEASSTPSTSPAQYHASLPKSLTDLMSQNNVTEEELQKVAYIRGHFPLGTPIENFPPDYWDMIVAHWQATMEVIQNQVRADPELPFTM from the coding sequence ATGCAAATCACAAGAGGAAAACGGGCGCGAGCTCAAAAGGTAGTTATCTACGGACCGGAAGGAATTGGAAAATCTAGCTTTGCTAGTCAATTCCCATACCCCGTCTTTATCGACACAGAAGGTTCGACAGACAACATGGATGTTGCTCGACTCGACAAGCCAACAAGCTGGACCATGTTAGTCAATGAGATTGCTTTTATCAAGGCAAACCCAACAGAGTGTAAAACACTCATTGTTGATACGGTTGACTGGGCAGAGCAATTAGCAGTGACTCACGTATGCTCGCAACACAGAAAGCAAGGTATTGAAGATTTTGGGTGGGGCAAGGGTTATACCTATGTCCAAGAAGAAATGGGGCGTTTCTTGAATGTCTTATCTGACCTAGTTGATATGGGTATCAACGTGGTATTGACTGCGCACGCTCAAATCAAGAAATTTGAACAACCAGACGAGATGGGTTCTTACGACCGATACGAATTGAAGCTTGGCCAAAAGACAGGTTCTAAGACGGCACCGCTTGTCAAAGAATGGGCTGACATGGTTCTATTTGCCAACTACAAAACCTTAGTCATGACGACTGACAGCGGCAAGAAGAAGGCGCAAGGTGGCGAGCGCGTGATGTATACCAATCATCGACCGGCTTGGGATGCCAAAAATCGTCACGGTTTGCCAGATGAAATGCCGTTAAACTATGCTGGAATCGCTCATATCTTTGCTAGCCAACAAGTACAAGCGTCACAACCACAAGTTGAACAACTTCAGGCAGTTGCTTCAGCGCCTCAGCAGACCACACAGCAAGCTCCTGAGCAAGTTCAAGAAGAATTGCCTCTCGATATGTCACAGGTGGCTGAAAAGCCTCAAAATGAAGCTTCTAGCACGCCATCGACATCACCTGCGCAATATCATGCAAGCTTGCCCAAGAGTTTGACGGACCTCATGTCTCAAAATAACGTGACAGAAGAAGAACTTCAAAAAGTCGCTTACATCCGTGGGCACTTCCCGCTAGGAACGCCAATCGAAAACTTCCCGCCTGATTATTGGGATATGATTGTGGCACACTGGCAGGCTACTATGGAAGTCATTCAAAATCAAGTACGAGCAGACCCTGAACTGCCCTTCACGATGTAG
- a CDS encoding DEAD/DEAH box helicase, translated as MQLRPYQQEAREAVQAEWAKGRKRTLLVLPTGCGKTIVFSKIIEDQVKEGKRVLVLAHRSELLEQASDKLKTATGLGTALEKAENTSIGSWYRVVVGSVQTMQREKRLSQFPPGWFDTIVVDEAHHAISDGYQRVLGYFEQSNVLGVTATPDRGDMKNLGSYFDSLAYEYSLVQAIQEGYLSKIKALTIPLSLDLSNVSMSAGDFKASDVGTALDPYLEQIADEMAKQCADRKTVVFLPLVKTSQKFRDILNAKGFRAAEVNGESKDRAEILEDFEKDRYNVLCNSMLLTEGWDCPSVDCVVVLRPTKVRALYSQMVGRGTRLYPGKEELLLLDFLWHTERHELCRPAHLICETPEVAQKMVENMEEQTGVMLDLEDMEVKATEDVVAQREEALAKQLEEMRKRKRKLVDPLQFEMSIHAEDLSNYVPNFGWEMAPASDKQIKALEKYGIFTDEIGNAGKANLLLDRLHKRQSEGLTTPKQIRFLEGRGFKDVGMWQFDNAKNMIDRIAANGWRLPAGVRPAEYVPN; from the coding sequence ATGCAATTAAGACCTTATCAACAGGAAGCACGGGAAGCTGTTCAAGCTGAATGGGCTAAAGGTCGCAAGCGCACTCTCTTAGTATTGCCAACAGGATGCGGAAAGACGATTGTGTTTTCCAAAATCATTGAAGACCAAGTGAAAGAGGGCAAGCGTGTGCTTGTCCTTGCTCATAGGTCAGAGCTTTTAGAGCAGGCTAGCGACAAGCTCAAGACTGCGACAGGACTCGGCACGGCCTTAGAAAAAGCTGAGAATACCTCTATCGGTTCATGGTATCGTGTTGTAGTTGGTTCTGTTCAGACGATGCAGAGAGAGAAACGACTTAGTCAATTTCCTCCTGGTTGGTTCGATACGATTGTAGTTGACGAAGCCCATCACGCTATTTCGGACGGTTATCAGCGTGTCCTTGGTTATTTTGAACAGTCAAATGTACTAGGAGTAACTGCTACACCAGACCGTGGAGATATGAAGAACCTCGGCTCTTACTTCGACAGCTTAGCTTATGAGTATTCGCTGGTTCAAGCTATCCAAGAAGGATACTTATCTAAAATCAAAGCCCTGACAATTCCGCTCAGCTTGGATTTATCAAATGTCAGCATGTCAGCAGGTGATTTCAAGGCGAGCGACGTCGGAACAGCACTGGATCCATACTTGGAGCAGATAGCTGACGAAATGGCCAAGCAATGTGCAGACCGCAAGACAGTCGTATTCTTGCCTTTGGTAAAGACCTCGCAGAAGTTTCGCGATATCCTAAACGCAAAAGGATTTCGTGCTGCTGAAGTCAATGGAGAGTCCAAGGACCGTGCAGAAATCTTAGAAGATTTTGAGAAAGACCGTTACAACGTGCTTTGTAACTCTATGCTTCTCACAGAAGGCTGGGACTGCCCGTCAGTAGACTGCGTAGTCGTGCTAAGACCTACCAAGGTGCGAGCGCTCTATTCTCAAATGGTAGGGCGTGGGACTCGCTTGTATCCAGGGAAGGAAGAACTACTTTTGCTAGACTTCCTATGGCATACTGAACGCCACGAACTCTGTCGGCCAGCTCACCTTATCTGTGAAACTCCAGAAGTCGCTCAGAAAATGGTTGAGAATATGGAAGAGCAAACAGGTGTCATGCTTGACCTTGAGGATATGGAAGTCAAGGCAACCGAGGACGTCGTCGCACAGCGTGAAGAGGCGTTGGCCAAACAATTGGAAGAGATGCGCAAGCGCAAACGCAAGCTAGTGGATCCATTGCAATTTGAAATGTCTATCCACGCAGAAGACTTGTCGAACTACGTGCCTAATTTTGGATGGGAAATGGCGCCTGCTAGCGACAAGCAAATCAAAGCACTTGAGAAATACGGTATCTTTACCGACGAAATAGGCAACGCTGGAAAAGCTAATCTCTTGTTGGACAGATTGCACAAGCGACAATCAGAAGGCTTGACGACACCAAAACAGATTCGATTTTTGGAAGGTCGTGGATTCAAAGATGTCGGAATGTGGCAATTTGATAATGCCAAAAATATGATTGATCGCATTGCAGCAAACGGATGGAGATTGCCTGCAGGCGTGCGACCAGCTGAATATGTGCCAAATTAA